In Flammeovirgaceae bacterium 311, one DNA window encodes the following:
- a CDS encoding hypothetical protein (COG4119 Predicted NTP pyrophosphohydrolase), producing the protein MYRRLPQQPNELQYFLVHPGGPYFTQKDKGWWGIPKGLPNEGEELLQTAQREFLEETGISPVAPFLPLESIKQKGGKTVWAWAFEGAWEEEQGIQCNTMKIEWPYKSGRWQSYPEVDQARWFSYEEACRYINAAQIPFLDRLKAQVEVKG; encoded by the coding sequence ATGTACCGCCGGTTGCCCCAACAACCCAATGAGCTGCAATATTTTCTGGTGCACCCGGGCGGGCCTTACTTTACTCAAAAAGATAAGGGTTGGTGGGGCATTCCCAAAGGCCTGCCAAACGAAGGGGAGGAGCTGCTGCAGACTGCGCAGCGGGAGTTTCTGGAAGAGACTGGCATTAGCCCGGTAGCTCCGTTTCTGCCGCTGGAGAGCATTAAGCAAAAAGGCGGCAAAACAGTTTGGGCCTGGGCTTTTGAGGGTGCATGGGAGGAGGAGCAGGGTATTCAGTGCAATACGATGAAAATTGAGTGGCCTTACAAAAGTGGCAGGTGGCAGTCCTATCCCGAAGTAGACCAAGCCCGCTGGTTCTCTTACGAGGAGGCCTGCCGCTACATCAATGCTGCCCAAATCCCTTTTCTGGACAGGCTGAAGGCCCAAGTGGAGGTTAAGGGTTAG